One genomic window of Candidatus Binatia bacterium includes the following:
- a CDS encoding HD domain-containing phosphohydrolase, whose translation MKALHIERLGSREEFRFALQGEVDDAGARSLDRLLFECQARGAASVELDFGGVSRLCTLATSVLVRQGRVYRETERCITVRGLRGEARAAVDESGAVLFEANGSDAPALPAAGADPAPSAPRVPSSPGLAPGAGDLPVLQTKLRRKIIEFRNLFEITRALNLALDLDEVLNLLGLSVMGQFGVERLAIFLSDADRGGILRPRQVRGFAQGHFQDLRVPPEAVERGAGDETFFLIEPRSGEASPLAELKRSGLEWGLALRVRSELIGVLLIGGRSGRSGFQEDERDLLTTLAHQGAVAIANARFHRIQEERNLGLVRGMMALLESRDPFARGGTERVVRYVTAMARVLHYPREQVKSLIYGAVLRDIGMITVSGLILKNPAHLSEEEWALIKQHPVRGAQILEEMTFPKEVLDVVRNHHERWGGEGYPAGIRGQEIPLGARIVSLVDAYVAMTMERPYRRALPYDKARQVIAENWGVPFDPELVLVFLSVLDKVESRSRLSRAGGTPPPSGTEEEAASPPVKAELDPLASGAVIPTTHGAIDDDPVSRETPS comes from the coding sequence GTGAAAGCGCTCCACATCGAACGGCTGGGGTCGCGCGAGGAGTTCCGGTTCGCGCTGCAGGGGGAAGTGGACGACGCCGGGGCCCGGTCGCTCGACCGGCTGCTCTTCGAATGCCAGGCCCGGGGCGCCGCGTCGGTGGAGCTGGACTTCGGCGGCGTGAGCCGCCTCTGCACGCTCGCGACGTCGGTACTGGTCCGCCAGGGCAGGGTCTACCGGGAGACGGAGCGCTGTATCACGGTTCGCGGGCTGCGCGGCGAGGCGCGCGCGGCCGTGGACGAATCGGGCGCCGTGCTGTTCGAGGCCAATGGCAGCGATGCGCCCGCCCTTCCGGCCGCCGGCGCGGATCCGGCGCCGTCGGCGCCTCGGGTCCCGTCATCGCCGGGTCTCGCGCCGGGCGCGGGGGACCTGCCGGTCCTCCAGACGAAGCTCCGCCGCAAGATCATCGAGTTCCGGAACCTCTTCGAGATCACGCGCGCGCTGAACCTCGCGCTCGATCTGGACGAGGTGCTGAACCTGCTCGGGCTGAGCGTCATGGGGCAGTTCGGCGTGGAGCGGCTCGCGATCTTCCTGAGCGACGCCGACCGCGGCGGGATCCTCCGTCCGCGCCAGGTGCGCGGCTTCGCGCAGGGGCATTTCCAGGATCTCCGGGTTCCGCCCGAGGCCGTGGAGCGAGGAGCGGGCGACGAGACCTTCTTCCTCATCGAGCCGCGCTCCGGCGAGGCCTCGCCGCTCGCCGAGCTGAAGCGCTCCGGGCTGGAGTGGGGGCTTGCGCTTCGGGTCCGCTCCGAGCTGATCGGGGTGCTCCTGATCGGTGGGCGGAGCGGGCGGAGCGGGTTCCAGGAAGACGAGCGCGACCTTCTCACCACCCTCGCGCACCAGGGCGCCGTGGCGATCGCCAACGCGCGCTTCCACCGGATCCAGGAGGAGCGGAACCTGGGATTGGTCCGCGGGATGATGGCGTTGCTCGAGAGCCGCGATCCGTTCGCGCGGGGCGGCACGGAGCGGGTCGTGCGGTACGTCACCGCCATGGCCCGCGTCCTCCATTATCCGCGGGAGCAGGTGAAGTCGCTCATCTACGGCGCCGTGCTGCGCGACATCGGCATGATCACCGTGAGCGGGCTGATCCTCAAGAATCCGGCGCACCTCTCCGAGGAGGAGTGGGCGCTCATCAAGCAGCACCCCGTGCGCGGCGCCCAGATCCTCGAAGAGATGACGTTCCCCAAGGAAGTGCTCGACGTGGTCCGGAACCACCACGAGCGATGGGGCGGCGAGGGGTACCCGGCGGGAATCCGGGGCCAGGAGATCCCGCTCGGGGCGCGCATCGTCTCCCTGGTCGACGCCTACGTGGCGATGACCATGGAGCGCCCCTACCGCCGCGCCCTTCCCTACGACAAGGCGCGGCAGGTGATCGCGGAGAACTGGGGCGTCCCGTTCGATCCGGAGCTAGTTCTCGTCTTCCTGAGCGTGCTGGACAAGGTGGAGTCCCGCTCGCGGCTGAGCCGCGCGGGAGGGACGCCGCCTCCGAGCGGAACCGAAGAA